The genome window GAAATATTATCTAATCCTACACAACACTAAATAATATAATGTATGGTATATCATATCTATCCCTTGCTCGCTAATACCATGCCTGGTAACATTATGAGTTATGAATGCTGGTTCTAATTTTGAACCCTCTTGAAAatcccaaaaaaaaaaattagTATGACAATAATGAAACCCAAAAATAAGTAGGAAGAATAGAGTTATGGAGAGCCATCCCAGTTGGTAATTCAGGATTGAGCGGGTACTGAGGGAAGACGGAGACCTTAAACCTTCCAGGTATCCGGGCCAAAGCCCTCTGGCGGAGGCGTGTAGTACGTGGCACCGACACCATCCCAATCAACCGCTGCCGACATCTTGTCAGTGGGTTGTCAAGTgtgagaatgaaaagaagacctACTCTGCTTATACACGTTGTTTCCCCACCAAGAAAGGGAAGCGCCTGGTAGATCGATAAACAGGAAAAGGGCGATAGCTGCCAGGGCAGTTCCAACATCGAGGGCGGCGGAGAGAACGTAGTTATACTGTACACCAGAATCAATAAGTGACCCTTCCGACATAATTTGCACAACACGTACCTTGGACCACCATGcaaatctcttccttctcaaccaGAATTGAAACACAAAGCCCGTGGTGAACCAGCTCGCATAGTTCACGCCACTCGCCGGAGGAATAGACAGGGCGCCGTTAAACATGACAGGGAAGTTGACGTTACGGAAGATGGAACGAGGGTTGCGCCGGACCCAGAACCAAAGAGGTATGGGAATGACGGCACCAACGACAAGTGCGAAGAGTTGCGGATAGTAGAAAGCCCCTTTACTGAAAAGTCGATTTGGTCCTATGAGTCCCCTGTAGTTAAAACATGGTCAATTGCCgattcccttccatcctcagAGCCACGTACCAGATAATCGAtgaagtgaagaagactttggTCGAGGAGCAAATCAACAAACTCTTTTGGGTCGCCGTACAAATATCCTTGACCACATGGAACAAGAGCTCCTTAGTTCCACTTTGCACAAAGCACGCCACAGTCGTAGCTGAAAGCTGAGCAACGAATGTCGCGCGGGGAGGGACTTTCATGTAGTGGCCAAGCTTCTGGTCTTGGACAAATGAGAGCGCTTCTACTATTGTCTGCACAGAGAAAACTTTGAAGATCTAAGGCATTGTCAACAATAATATAAAATTGGCTACTGACAAACGCACCATGCCAGGAAGAGGCTGTCCCTGAAAGATGTATCCAGGGATAAGCTCTGCCAAAAGATTAATAGTGACTTGCTGAGAGGTCATCGCGTAAATGAATGCTGTCGGGATGATAtagatggatggaagaaggacacTTATAACGTATCCCCAAACCGGCAGTTCCGTATCATACACCTCGAGTGAAACGACAGCAAAGACGAAGACGACTGCTAAAAGTGCAAGGAACCACCAATCGGGCACCTCCGGGTACATTTTCATGAGTTTGTAGTGGATGTCGTCCGCTTCAGTCTTGACGTTGAGGATGGCGCGGTAGATTCGCGGACCATGATACAAGGCGGTGTGTACGATCAATGCAGTCGACAGAGCGAAAGCCACCATGTATGTGACGCAGTACGATGCAGAGAGGTATATCGGAGAATATTCGGCGTATGCGGTCTTGTTGGGGTGATCTCAGGAGtgaggatgttgaagaCATTGTATGTATCTCCAAACCGATCAGCAGCTTGGATGACACTGATAGGAAGGTAGGCAGTATGCCACACCTGTGAAGAATGTCAGTGTCTGGACAATCATGATTCAGCGAGTTCCAGGCCTACGTTGGTGTAATAGAGAATCGGAGTAAGGATCCAGTAGAAGAGCACGAAACCAATTCCGACATTCACTGCAGCCCACCAAGGAGTAGAGAGAGGGTTGCCAATCCAAGTGATCTGGGTCCAATCGAATGTCAATAATCCCATACCGAGGCCAGTCGACACGCCAAACAATTGATTGACAATATTATTCCTTGGTGCAATCCAACAGACCCATGAGAAATACGACAAAGCCGTGAAAATAAAGCCTGAATGATGCAATCAACGTGAGTTCCCATTCGATCGACCCAAACACTTACCTGGGAAAAAGTAATAGGCGAATGATCCTGCTATACAAACCATGAGGAATTTGAACCTGCTCATACCACCCGTAaaaccatcctcctccgcaTGGAAGGTATTCAAGTTGGTAGCAACCACTAGATTGCCGGGCCAAATCATTGAAGCTGGCCAAACAACAAATCGTCGACAAATACCAGCCAGAGTGAACCCTGTCATCTGTGTGGCGAATAGGAACATGATGGAAAAACCAAAGCCCATCGGATGATTGTAGTAGAGCTCGCTTGATACAGTGGCGTAAAGGGCATAAGCCGGGCCGATGGCCACGTTGGCCATCATAACGATGACGGTGTGTTCTTTGATGTTGAACGGCCCGGGGTTGAGACTGAACTCATACCCACCAAGCCATCGCGGGAACTTATACGTGTCGATAGGGAGGCTCCATGCGGCAAACTTACCCAAAGGGTAGGCTACAACTCTACAATCTAGGGTTAGACCTGGTGCATCTGGCAGGATGAAGCACTTACTGTACAATGAGAGGAGAGATATAGGGAGCGGGAGTACGAAAGTGGAAATAAGTGTTACAACCAGAAGCGAGAATAGTCAGGAATATACCAAGGACCCAAGCTCGGATGGTCATAGCTAAGATATATCAGTGCCAATCCCACAACCACAGATGTGCACTTACCAGGCATTTCCGGATCGTCAATATTAGATACCGAAGCTCGGACTTCTGGATACGGactatcttcctcatcgaaaTCCACATCCATAGTGCTCTGCATCTCCCCTTCACTTACGCCTTTGGCCAAACCGCCCATTCCGTCTCCCCAAGTAGTCATCCCATCCGGAACTGTCATATCTCCCGTTAACTCTGTCATCCCAATACTTCCTCGGCTTACTCCCCTTCGTTTGTCAAGGGTATCATCGTCACTTGGCACTTCGTCTTCTGAAATAGGAGGAGCAGAATTGACTGGTCGCTTGCCTTGACTAATTCGTCGACGAGGTGACTGCGAGTAGTGTTCCAAGTCACTTGTCGACACAGAGTCTGATACTGCAGAGTCATCGGTGTGCGCACCCGTCAGAGCGGTCATGGTAGTCACACTTGTCTCTCCAGTCTCCGGTTTTCTCCGCTTATGTATTCGATCAAGCAAAGACTGCCCGGATCTAGGACGATATGACCGCCCGGTTATGTTAAAGGCAAAACTGGAGTTATTGGGGTTATTCTTGCCACTGAACGGCGGGGGATTGTTGACATCGTATGTAGTATCTGGTAAATGCCCACCGACGTCGATGACACCAGTCGGTGTAGGCACAGTATCTTTGTTATTGCTGTCGACAGACTGTGGCTGGTCTCGTAAAGGTGTTGGACCACCATAAGGCAGGGTGCCAGGACCTGTGCTGCTACCGACGTGTGctggctcttcttcttcagccgCCTCCTGTGCCCAGCTAATACCAGCTGTCGTTGGCCTACCAGACGGTGGCGCGGTCCCATGACCTGATGACTTCGCTCCAATGGGTTGGGCAGCGGTCACTGGTCGGTTAAATGCAAAaacgtcttcctcttcttcatcgtcttcatcatcatagTCTTCATCGTCGCTACCTTCTGAAAAGAATTCCCGACGTGGTAAGTCGTTGATACCGGACGCTGCAGTgtctggaggaagaggaggtcGGCGAGAGCGATTCGTACGCGGCCGGGATCCAGATGATGTCGTTGGCggaggcgatgaagagacgTTATTTGCATGGGACATTATGCGAATCTATGAGAGACATGAGCGAGTTAGACTTAATGGTGTAAAAGGCGCCTATGAAACACTAGTAGAGACTCACGGGATATGTTGCGCCTTCTGCGCTTCTTTAATACTATCGAGCTTCGGACTTCACAGTGGATGCTATGCTCCTGCCAAGAGAACTCGAGAtcgagagagagagagagttgTTTAATAATCGGATGGGACGGGGTGTGCTGGCTGAAGATTGGGAGACGAGAGATGCAGGTACAGAATTTTGAAGATTGGGTATGAGTTTAATGCCCCAACAAGGTTTCTCAAATAGCAACTGGGCGATTGCCAACCGCCAGTATAGGCCCGTAGTGGGTTACAGGGTTACACGAAGATACGCTGAAATCCGGCGCCAATAAACTGACAACGACTGGAGCGTGTCACACCAGGTATCGAACTGTGTGGAAGCGAAAGGATGTTGAGTGTCGAATCGCTCgcgaagatgaaatgaTCAGCTGTACAGGATCGCTCGTGTATTCCCTTGGGGCTGGGGATAACACCGAGGCTGCTGAACGATTATCCGGCACTCCTACGCCCAACTGTGATCCCTCTGCCTAATTTTCCCTTACCGACTGCCGTCCAAGCTGGTTGACAACCAGTGGTGGTGACTTTGCGACTCTGCGACCGTATGTCGTAGGCGCGTGACAGTGGATCAGAAAGAGCAATAACTAATGCCGGAGAGCCAAGATCACGGATTACTCTTAAGTTAATGGTAGCTGATGCGCGTCAAACGTGCGCCTGGTGATGGCGGAAGATTGCAAGATTGCAATGGATGGGTAAAAAAGGTGCGTGCGTGATGggtgatggatggataATGAATACTGCGAGgaggtggggaagaaatgaacgaaaaagaagggaagaggaacgGAATTTTATCTCCTTGCTGTTCAGTTACGAAACGTTATCGTTTCCCCGAattttttattttctcaATGAAGCCCCACTCTTCGGCTTTCGTTCTCGAAGATCTATTCCTGGCCAGGCCCCGAGACGCCACCGCGATCATTGACTGCAATAAAAGCTCGGGATGCATATATGGTCGTCCGTATATGTGATGTTCTGCTCGTCTCCAATTCACTTGCGTTGTTCAATCATTCTTGACCTGATAACTGCtgtttctcctctcctcaccctccAAGTTCCACGCCAGACCAGCGAGAACAGAAAAGCTCTACTACTATAACCCTACTAGAGATTCAGGAGGACTTATCGTGAACCCTATTGGTCTGCGTAATTTATCTGCGGATGGCTGTGTGATTTTCTATCTGTATTTCCCAATCTACCCACCACGATGTGACTGTTACAGCCCACAGCATATAGCGGTATATTACGCAgtgtgatgatgatataaTATCGATGCATATAAGACTTCAGCATCCAATACTTCCTCCGAACTCTGTTAAATGCTGCTTAACAAACAACCAAAGCTCGGCGCACCGTCCACGCTAGttttctcatcatctctcattTGGTTAAGGGCGGGTTTGTTGATTGATAATACCTATGGTATGTGGTGCTCCTCTATGACGCAAACTTGGTTCAATTGTTTAAAGCGGTATGTAACCCACTTCCAGCAGAAAAGGTAAGCGAGATATTAATGTTGTGGaacaaagatgacgaggaacGGGAAAATTGGTGGCTGAGAATGCAATTTACTCTTAATGAGATATTGTAACTCAGACGCACAGATCTCTCCCACAAGGTTTGACCTCATCGCTTTAATTTGATGAAGCAGCACAGAGTGACTGGCAAAAAAGCAACAAGAAAATACGATTTTGAGCATTTGCGAGTCACATCTTATCACAAACCATATATGCGTCCTGCATTAACTTTTGCATAGAGCAGGACGAAGAACATCCGCCCCGATGGCTGATACGATATTATATTTTTATAGGTTAACCGCATACTTCAAGCTCAGCGGGCAAATTACAATTATACTTTTAACTCAGTCCAGTCGCGTCGGAGCCAGGGCAGGGAACACTGTCCGGAATTGCCGCGCATCGCGGACAAGCAAACCACGCGACGCAGCACATATAATGGACGTTCTTCAAGTTATACACTGCGAGTACTCTACATGCACTACTATTATTACGGCGTCTTTCAACGAATGTCTGCTTTTATATATACGCGCGATCACGCAACAACATGGAATATCACGCACCTCTGCCCCATGGTTGCTTCCGTAGGCTGGCCGCACGCCATAGGCGAACAAAGTTGTCCACAATCAAATCAGTATTCTTATATAGCAACTTGTTTGAAGGCCATGATGGTTATTACCTATACATAGCTCAAGACCTCATATTCGCCTTGTCACTGTAGCCACTCCTGTATTCCTGTATGAATGTATAGCATACATTGCCTAGATGAGTCACTATATACCGGTATAAAACATGCAAAGATAGCATGTTATTACTCGAGCTTAGATATTATTACATGATTTACGCGGCAAGCCGATGGGTGACTACTGCCTGCGATCTGTCGCTCAGCGCCACTTGTATGGTGAACAAAGCAGACGTCAATACTTGAAATAGTCTCATTGACGGACTCGATCAAAAAGAACAATCAGAACATAGTACATAAAAGGCAGTATGTCCCTGCAGCTGCCTGAAGCCCCGCTTCCTCCCCTCaaatccttctctctcactCACATCCTTTATGATCCCTCACACcccctttccatccccttAAcgcttctctccctctccccaaTCTTTCTTTTCGTATCATACTTCACTCTCCTCATTTTTACACGCCAAATATCCATCGCACTCCTTGCCTCGGGCCAACTCGCAAATGAAGTATTATCCTGGGTGCTAAAAAGGCTTTTCAAGGGCGAACGACCATATATCGGGCATAGCGAAGTGGGAGCAGGATATGGTATGCCGAGCAGTCATTCTCAAGCTGCGGGGTTCTTGGTCGCATGGGGTATTGGGTATGTTTTGACTCTTAAAGGCAGGAGTGAGCAAATTAGGAGTGTCAGAGCTGAGATAGTGAGGACTTGGAGGACCAGGGTATACGTGTTTGGGCTGTTGTTGTGGTCGGTAGGGGTATCCTATTCTAGGTACGCATCTCGGCAACTGTTAAAAATGAATTTATTCTGACTATCATCAGGTTCCATTTGCATTATCATTCCCCTGTGCAGATTGTCGCTGGCTACCTCGCCGGTTTAGCTTTCGGTGCCGTCTACTTTACTATCACAGAGTACTACCCGTTACGGCATCCCCGTTCTTCCCTAGCTCGGTTACGAAGTGCAGTAGAGTATATCTGGCGAGGGGCGGGGGGTGTGGGAGGTTGGGAACTGGGTGGTGCCAGGGGCGGCTGGGGTGAGGGATGGGCGTTCGTCGGTGAGGAGCAACCCgcagaggagaaagggaaggataagaagaggagatgaaagcCTGCATCATTTTGCATTGAACATCATGGTCTTGCTGATTCATGACCATCTACAATCTGATACAACAAAATAGCAAAATAGCCATCATCTAACACCTTCCCAGACCTACTGTCccccctctttccagcGTACTCTTTACTTGTTCAACGGTAACAAACCATCCGAAACCCTTGCCTGCTGCATAAGTGGTAACGGGATATTTGAATTTGCCAATAAACGTATGTGGCCCAGAGAAGACGTGTAAATGGATATGCGGtacagagaagaaaggaggtaTATGAAAACCCAACTTTGGTGTCGGTTTCGAGGGCACCAGTGTGTGGGCTAAAGCGGTCATTGAATCGACTGAGATGTTTGTGATGAGTTTTAGATGAACTGTTTGTGTTTGGGGTTACAACGTACGCAGCGGTAAATGTTCACGCGTAAGCTGTCTTACGGAAGATGCTACATGAGATCGAGGGATAATGAGGAGGTGCGTGACGGCGCGGGGCTCGCGATCATGGAAAGCGATCAAATCTTGATCCTGCACGGCGAAAACAGGACaggaaaaagacaaaagcTCAGCCATACATTCACGCATAGTGCATTCATCTGTGCGGAGACAGAAAATAAGATTATGTACCTCATAGACGATATTGAAACCTTTCTCTCTGGAAACGTCACAGAAGACACATGATGCTAGCGTCTTCTGGTTGTCGGCATCGTTCGAAGTGCCATTTGACGTGGATGATAGAGGGTCGTATGTGGCTGCGGCTGACTGTCGAGAGGGGaaacaagaaagaaagTTGGGCATGGATATCCCGATACTTTCTGTTTAGCCTTTCCAGCGTTATGAGGAGTTGGGAAGGTTGATAAGAGAGGAAAACAAGCACAGCGAGAGTTTGTCAAACAGAGATCACATCTTGCggttttccatctttccagTAGCCGTTGCCTGAAATCAACGAGGGAAATAACTGGTGACGTAGAGCTTTTAAATGCGGAACCAAATGAAAAAAGACGGGATCAATCTTAGCGCCACATTTAGGTCCTTCCAAACTCCGAGCGGGATTAATTCGGCCTTGCACGAAACCGTTCCAGGGCGAGTTTTGCAAAGGACATGTCGAGCGCCCGAATTTCAAGTCTTCTCTCTATCCATCAAGTCTGCATTAACGAGTCAAAATGGTGCGTAGAATTACTCAGATCATGTTCGTTGATACGCTGACACTTGTTTCTATAGGGTAAAGTACGTATCACTTGATCTTTCGCGCTAGTCGCAAAGAATATAAGCTGACGGAAGGTCTTCACTTTTGACCTGGTCGCTTCCAACTGCTAACAG of Cryptococcus tetragattii IND107 chromosome 3, whole genome shotgun sequence contains these proteins:
- a CDS encoding OPT family small oligopeptide transporter → MIEQRKSAEGATYPIRIMSHANNVSSSPPPTTSSGSRPRTNRSRRPPLPPDTAASGINDLPRREFFSEGSDDEDYDDEDDEEEEDVFAFNRPVTAAQPIGAKSSGHGTAPPSGRPTTAGISWAQEAAEEEEPAHVGSSTGPGTLPYGGPTPLRDQPQSVDSNNKDTVPTPTGVIDVGGHLPDTTYDVNNPPPFSGKNNPNNSSFAFNITGRSYRPRSGQSLLDRIHKRRKPETGETSVTTMTALTGAHTDDSAVSDSVSTSDLEHYSQSPRRRISQGKRPVNSAPPISEDEVPSDDDTLDKRRGVSRGSIGMTELTGDMTVPDGMTTWGDGMGGLAKGVSEGEMQSTMDVDFDEEDSPYPEVRASVSNIDDPEMPAMTIRAWVLGIFLTILASGCNTYFHFRTPAPYISPLIVQVVAYPLGKFAAWSLPIDTYKFPRWLGGYEFSLNPGPFNIKEHTVIVMMANVAIGPAYALYATVSSELYYNHPMGFGFSIMFLFATQMTGFTLAGICRRFVVWPASMIWPGNLVVATNLNTFHAEEDGFTGGMSRFKFLMVCIAGSFAYYFFPGFIFTALSYFSWVCWIAPRNNIVNQLFGVSTGLGMGLLTFDWTQITWIGNPLSTPWWAAVNVGIGFVLFYWILTPILYYTNVWHTAYLPISVIQAADRFGDTYNVFNILTPEITPTRPHTPNILRYTSLHRTASHTWWLSLCRLH